The following are from one region of the Juglans regia cultivar Chandler chromosome 10, Walnut 2.0, whole genome shotgun sequence genome:
- the LOC109013142 gene encoding uncharacterized protein LOC109013142, translating into MAKSKDDIKYGTAQARLNEDEAVRVSYKHGTPLEGGKIADSEPVDFFPSSRTISKATPTPNQCDSTNQPQQDRGPGHAADSAGNTKDSTTINTSGNMSKKTPPTLQHG; encoded by the coding sequence GTATGGGACTGCGCAGGCGAGGCTGAACGAGGATGAAGCCGTGAGGGTGAGTTACAAGCACGGCACTCCACTTGAAGGTGGCAAGATTGCAGACTCTGAACCTGTTGATTTCTTTCCCAGCTCCCGAACTATCTCCAAGGCCACTCCTACTCCTAATCAATGTGATTCTACGAACCAACCTCAGCAAGATCGTGGCCCTGGACATGCAGCAGACAGTGCAGGAAATACCAAGGATTCCACCACCATCAACACCAGTGGAAACATGTCTAAAAAGACACCGCCTACGCTACAACATGGATGA